From a region of the Ktedonobacterales bacterium genome:
- a CDS encoding dihydrolipoamide acetyltransferase family protein: MIEFKLPDVAEGIHEAEILRWMVKPGDQVKLDQPMVEIQTDKSVAEIGAPVTGKVLEILFQPGAIAHVGEVLITLEPQGAQAGPKAERAPRNNGAEAGEVGLSQLSGGTPVEAVSTAKRHALAAPAARKMAFEMGIDIDQVQGTGPGGRVTMEDVRQFAARGAAASAPAPAATNGVTAPAAAGAPAAPALPPALAEPGGEQREPLVGLRRRIAERMELAWRTIPHATAFGEADGEALMALREELKPQAEKQGIRLTYLPLLVKIVVQALKEFPIFNASLDEQRREIVYKRFYHIGLATDTPDGLLISVVRDADRRTLLDLAREINRLVEAGRNRKLTLQESSGSTFTLNNVGSFGGSGGTGVPIINPPEAAILAVGALRERPVARQGAIIARPTLPLSLSFDHRLIDGAGSSAFMARFQELVEHPSLLLLNSY; this comes from the coding sequence ATGATAGAGTTCAAGCTTCCAGATGTGGCTGAGGGTATTCACGAAGCAGAAATCCTGCGCTGGATGGTCAAGCCCGGCGATCAGGTGAAGCTGGACCAGCCGATGGTGGAGATTCAGACGGATAAATCCGTCGCGGAAATTGGCGCGCCGGTCACTGGCAAGGTGCTGGAGATTCTTTTCCAGCCTGGCGCGATTGCCCACGTGGGCGAAGTGCTGATTACACTGGAGCCGCAGGGGGCGCAGGCAGGCCCAAAAGCCGAGCGCGCGCCGCGTAACAACGGGGCAGAGGCTGGGGAAGTTGGCCTGAGCCAACTTAGCGGCGGCACGCCCGTAGAGGCGGTTTCGACCGCCAAACGCCACGCATTGGCTGCGCCTGCCGCGCGCAAGATGGCCTTTGAGATGGGCATTGACATTGATCAGGTGCAGGGCACCGGCCCTGGCGGGCGCGTGACGATGGAGGATGTACGCCAGTTTGCTGCGCGAGGCGCTGCTGCCTCTGCGCCTGCACCCGCCGCGACGAACGGGGTCACCGCTCCGGCTGCCGCTGGCGCGCCTGCTGCGCCTGCGCTGCCCCCCGCGCTGGCTGAGCCGGGTGGCGAGCAGCGCGAACCGCTGGTTGGGCTGCGCCGTCGCATAGCGGAGCGCATGGAGCTTGCCTGGCGAACGATTCCGCACGCTACCGCTTTTGGCGAGGCTGATGGCGAGGCGCTGATGGCGCTGCGCGAAGAACTGAAGCCGCAGGCCGAGAAACAGGGCATCCGCCTGACCTATCTGCCGCTGCTGGTCAAGATCGTGGTGCAGGCGCTGAAAGAGTTCCCGATCTTCAACGCCAGCCTGGACGAGCAGCGCCGCGAGATCGTTTACAAGCGTTTCTACCACATCGGACTGGCAACAGATACGCCGGATGGTCTGCTCATCTCGGTTGTGCGCGACGCAGACCGGCGCACGCTGCTGGACCTGGCCCGCGAGATCAATCGGCTGGTGGAGGCCGGGCGCAATCGCAAGCTGACACTTCAGGAGTCGAGCGGCAGCACGTTCACGCTGAACAATGTGGGCAGCTTTGGTGGCAGCGGCGGCACAGGCGTGCCGATCATCAATCCACCGGAGGCAGCTATCCTGGCGGTGGGCGCGCTGCGCGAGCGGCCCGTCGCCCGGCAAGGAGCGATCATTGCGCGACCCACGCTGCCGCTGTCGCTCTCGTTCGATCATCGTTTGATTGATGGGGCTGGCTCTTCCGCCTTCATGGCGCGCTTCCAGGAACTGGTGGAGCATCCGTCACTGCTGCTGCTGAACAGCTATTAA
- a CDS encoding DUF6265 family protein translates to MSRYPTAGLTGATAADLAWLPGSWSGYHGNASIEEYWSTLAGGTLMGMFRLLRDNQIGFYELITLAPEGAFLVMRFKHFHADLIGWEEKDSSLEFVLVHYADGEAVFFERNVPDPRWLIYRREGEDALVVYFEHEGAAVTADDQFIFTRHAGWAM, encoded by the coding sequence ATGAGTCGTTATCCAACTGCTGGCCTTACGGGCGCGACGGCTGCTGACCTGGCCTGGCTGCCCGGTAGCTGGTCCGGCTATCACGGCAATGCTTCTATTGAAGAATACTGGAGTACGCTGGCCGGGGGAACACTCATGGGCATGTTTCGCTTGCTGCGAGACAACCAGATAGGCTTTTACGAGCTTATCACGCTGGCCCCCGAAGGAGCGTTCCTGGTTATGCGCTTCAAGCACTTCCACGCTGATCTGATCGGCTGGGAAGAAAAAGACTCGTCGTTGGAGTTTGTGCTGGTGCACTATGCGGATGGGGAAGCGGTGTTTTTTGAGCGCAATGTGCCTGATCCCCGCTGGCTGATTTATCGCCGGGAAGGTGAGGATGCCCTGGTTGTTTACTTCGAGCATGAGGGAGCGGCGGTCACGGCTGACGATCAGTTTATCTTCACCCGGCACGCGGGCTGGGCGATGTAA
- a CDS encoding VOC family protein: MSTVSVRYIVHDVDAAIAFYSQHLDFQEEMHPAPTFAILSRGDLRLLLSAPSEIGGGGQAMPDGTKPEPGGWNRISLQVSDLAAIVEALRQEGVHFRNDIVNGVGGKQILLDDPSGNPIELFEPLSRG; this comes from the coding sequence ATGTCTACAGTAAGCGTTCGCTACATTGTACACGACGTTGACGCCGCCATCGCGTTTTACTCTCAGCATCTCGACTTCCAGGAAGAGATGCACCCTGCCCCTACCTTCGCCATACTCTCCAGAGGCGATCTGCGTCTCTTGCTCAGCGCGCCCAGTGAGATAGGTGGCGGCGGGCAGGCCATGCCAGATGGCACGAAGCCCGAACCTGGGGGCTGGAACCGCATCTCGCTTCAAGTCTCCGATCTGGCTGCCATTGTCGAGGCGCTGCGCCAGGAAGGCGTTCACTTTCGCAACGACATCGTGAACGGCGTTGGCGGCAAACAGATTCTGCTGGATGACCCTTCAGGGAACCCCATCGAACTGTTCGAGCCACTGAGCAGAGGGTAA
- a CDS encoding FAD-dependent oxidoreductase produces MVVGDVATAVDVLVLGAGPAGYVGAIRAAQLGRRVTLVDPGPPGGVCLHRGCIPLKALLAASERYHQTRASLEEMGISAGPVSFDWAQMAAWKQGVVDRLSEGVARLLAGNKVEMVSGRGWFINDKEMRVEGEYGSHRFIFEHCLIATGAKHRLPAALPSDGVKILSPEQALALAEFPATLSIIGNDYIALELATLFARLGTRVTLLLPGEALLDGVDPAALRLVQAGLRGLGVQIVANARPVGSREDAFVYTTGEKPEEQRAPLPLVVSLGVEPLPGDELHLRAAGIECEQAGDPVVDSSGRTTNERVYAAGDVRSSLPLPAGTLAVHASPPPPAETLAVHASLPLSAVQPALASVAIKQAKIAAEAMNGARVQYAPMVTPLVALTVPEIASVGLSPQAAQEAGYRTMTGRFPLAANGRALTLGTNAGLALVTADAENEALLGVTLVGPRASDLIGQATLAIEMGATLTDLTEILYAHPTLSETLLEGAEAALGRAIHVLGAALAKAGA; encoded by the coding sequence ATGGTTGTCGGAGATGTTGCTACGGCTGTGGATGTGCTGGTGTTGGGCGCTGGCCCGGCGGGCTATGTCGGGGCGATTCGCGCCGCGCAGTTGGGGCGGCGCGTCACGTTAGTAGACCCAGGGCCGCCGGGTGGCGTTTGCCTGCATCGCGGCTGCATCCCGCTCAAGGCGCTGCTGGCGGCTTCCGAACGCTATCATCAGACGCGAGCGAGCCTGGAAGAGATGGGCATCAGCGCCGGGCCGGTGAGCTTCGATTGGGCGCAGATGGCCGCCTGGAAGCAGGGCGTGGTTGATCGGCTGAGCGAAGGCGTGGCGCGGCTGCTGGCGGGCAACAAGGTCGAGATGGTGTCGGGCCGGGGCTGGTTTATCAATGACAAGGAGATGCGCGTCGAGGGCGAATACGGCTCGCATCGCTTTATCTTCGAGCACTGCCTGATCGCTACTGGCGCAAAGCATCGCTTGCCAGCCGCGCTGCCCAGCGATGGCGTGAAGATACTCTCGCCAGAGCAGGCGCTGGCCCTGGCAGAGTTTCCGGCGACACTGAGCATCATTGGCAACGATTATATCGCGCTGGAGCTTGCCACGCTCTTTGCGCGCCTGGGAACGAGGGTCACGCTGCTGCTGCCGGGCGAGGCGCTGCTGGATGGCGTGGACCCGGCGGCGCTGCGTCTGGTACAGGCCGGGCTGCGCGGGCTGGGTGTGCAGATTGTCGCCAATGCGCGCCCGGTTGGTTCACGCGAGGATGCCTTCGTCTATACGACTGGCGAGAAGCCAGAGGAGCAGCGCGCGCCGCTGCCGCTGGTCGTCTCGCTGGGCGTGGAGCCGCTGCCCGGCGATGAACTGCATCTGCGCGCTGCTGGCATAGAGTGCGAGCAGGCTGGCGACCCTGTTGTGGATAGCTCTGGTCGCACGACCAATGAGCGGGTATATGCTGCTGGCGACGTGCGCTCTTCCCTGCCCCTGCCAGCAGGGACGCTGGCGGTACACGCCTCCCCGCCCCCGCCAGCAGAGACGCTGGCGGTACACGCCTCTCTCCCCCTATCGGCGGTACAACCGGCGCTGGCTTCGGTGGCAATCAAGCAGGCCAAAATTGCCGCCGAGGCTATGAATGGCGCGCGTGTGCAGTACGCGCCGATGGTCACGCCGCTGGTGGCGCTGACTGTGCCGGAGATTGCCAGCGTCGGCCTCTCGCCCCAGGCGGCGCAGGAGGCGGGCTATCGGACGATGACAGGGCGCTTTCCGCTGGCGGCCAATGGCCGGGCGCTCACGCTGGGAACGAACGCGGGCCTGGCGCTGGTGACTGCCGACGCGGAAAACGAGGCGCTGCTGGGCGTGACGCTGGTGGGGCCGCGCGCCTCCGATCTGATCGGCCAGGCCACCCTGGCAATCGAGATGGGCGCGACACTCACCGACCTCACCGAGATTCTCTATGCCCACCCGACGCTGAGCGAGACGCTGCTGGAAGGGGCGGAAGCGGCGCTGGGCCGGGCAATTCATGTGCTTGGGGCAGCACTGGCAAAGGCGGGCGCGTAA
- a CDS encoding acetyl-CoA C-acetyltransferase, which yields MGTAYILDTARTPRGRGKPGKGALSGIHPQELLAQTLNRVAELARIDKNDIDDVVMGCVSQANEQGADIARAAVLAADWPLETTGVTLNRFCGSGLQAINFAAMGIMAGMQQLVVGGGVESMSRNPMGSDGAGIDGNNLRLRRKHFQVPQGISADLIATLEGFSRDDVDSFALESQRRAARAQQEGYFKRSLFPVTDPDSGVVALAVDEHPRANTTLEGLAQLEPSFAMLGATPYGFNGETMDEIALQRYPQAGKINHVHTAGNSSGIVDGAAAVLLASEDYVKAHGLKPRGKIIAMATAGSEPIIMLTAPTPASKKALALAKMTAHDIDLWEINEAFATVPLQTMRKLEIDHEKVNVNGGAIALGHPLGATGAMLFGAVLDELERRNLSTALITLCIGGGQGVATIIERV from the coding sequence ATGGGAACCGCTTACATTCTTGATACCGCTCGCACGCCGCGTGGACGTGGCAAGCCAGGCAAAGGCGCGCTGAGCGGCATTCATCCCCAGGAACTGCTGGCGCAGACCTTGAACCGCGTGGCAGAACTGGCTCGTATTGACAAAAACGATATTGACGATGTAGTGATGGGCTGCGTCTCCCAGGCGAACGAGCAAGGGGCCGATATTGCGCGTGCCGCTGTGCTGGCCGCCGATTGGCCGCTGGAAACAACCGGCGTCACGCTCAATCGCTTCTGCGGCTCTGGCCTTCAGGCGATCAACTTTGCGGCGATGGGCATTATGGCGGGCATGCAGCAGTTGGTGGTGGGCGGCGGCGTGGAGAGCATGTCGCGCAACCCGATGGGGTCCGATGGCGCGGGCATTGATGGCAATAACCTGCGCTTGCGCCGCAAGCATTTCCAGGTGCCACAGGGCATCAGCGCCGATCTGATCGCTACGCTCGAAGGCTTTAGCCGCGACGATGTAGATAGCTTTGCGCTGGAATCGCAGCGCCGCGCCGCGCGCGCCCAGCAGGAGGGATATTTCAAGCGGAGCCTCTTCCCGGTTACGGACCCTGACAGCGGCGTGGTGGCGCTGGCGGTTGATGAGCATCCACGCGCGAATACCACGCTGGAAGGTCTGGCGCAGCTTGAGCCATCGTTTGCGATGTTAGGAGCTACGCCGTATGGCTTCAACGGCGAGACGATGGACGAGATTGCTTTGCAGCGTTATCCGCAGGCTGGAAAGATCAATCATGTTCACACGGCAGGTAATTCCAGCGGCATTGTGGACGGTGCGGCAGCCGTATTGCTGGCCTCAGAGGATTACGTGAAGGCGCATGGCCTGAAGCCGCGCGGCAAGATTATCGCTATGGCGACGGCTGGCAGCGAGCCGATCATCATGCTGACCGCGCCAACCCCGGCGTCAAAGAAGGCGTTGGCGCTGGCGAAGATGACCGCACACGACATTGATTTGTGGGAGATCAACGAGGCGTTTGCAACGGTCCCCTTGCAGACGATGCGCAAGCTGGAAATTGACCACGAGAAGGTGAACGTTAACGGCGGCGCTATCGCCCTGGGCCATCCGCTGGGCGCGACGGGGGCGATGCTGTTTGGGGCCGTCCTCGATGAGCTTGAGCGGCGCAACCTCAGCACCGCGCTTATCACGCTCTGCATCGGCGGCGGGCAGGGTGTCGCTACGATTATCGAGCGCGTCTAA
- a CDS encoding methyltransferase domain-containing protein has protein sequence MFTIGAFAIIQDAQRRVLLCHRRDIDRWNLPGGGVLPGETPWQAVIRLKLALQVVGTLLQQEDGTNRTEEKGGTPMTTMSREKDIEHFDHWSSTYEQSWMQRAFFDPAHHATLALAAGIVHQPASVLDVGCGTGKLLRQARTCWPEAHLIGVDPANGMIELAKRLTPNATFFPGMAEALPLQDASVDLALSTISFHHWQDQAAGIREIARVLRPGGYLILVDMSFPDWIVRMFRQKRVHSRARLQALFNQAGLQVERQQKVAWRSWLATIGKK, from the coding sequence ATGTTCACTATCGGCGCATTCGCTATCATTCAGGATGCGCAGCGGCGCGTCCTGCTCTGTCATAGACGCGATATTGACAGGTGGAATCTGCCCGGCGGCGGGGTTCTGCCTGGGGAAACACCCTGGCAGGCCGTTATCCGCTTGAAGCTGGCGCTACAAGTGGTGGGAACATTGCTGCAACAGGAGGACGGCACAAACCGTACAGAGGAGAAAGGAGGCACACCTATGACAACAATGTCGCGTGAAAAAGACATCGAGCATTTCGATCATTGGTCAAGCACCTATGAACAGTCCTGGATGCAACGAGCCTTTTTTGATCCGGCGCATCACGCAACGCTTGCTCTGGCAGCCGGTATCGTTCATCAGCCTGCCAGCGTCCTTGACGTGGGCTGCGGAACAGGAAAGCTGTTGCGTCAGGCCAGAACCTGCTGGCCGGAGGCGCACTTGATTGGAGTAGACCCGGCAAACGGCATGATAGAGCTGGCAAAACGCCTGACTCCCAACGCTACCTTCTTTCCAGGCATGGCGGAAGCGTTGCCGCTCCAGGACGCCTCGGTAGACCTGGCCTTGAGCACCATCTCTTTCCACCACTGGCAGGATCAGGCAGCAGGCATACGTGAGATAGCACGAGTGCTCCGACCAGGGGGGTACTTGATCCTGGTGGATATGTCCTTTCCAGACTGGATAGTACGCATGTTTCGTCAGAAGCGGGTTCACAGCCGCGCTCGCTTGCAGGCGCTTTTCAATCAGGCAGGATTGCAGGTGGAGAGGCAGCAAAAAGTTGCCTGGCGCAGCTGGCTTGCCACGATAGGAAAGAAATGA
- a CDS encoding DedA family protein yields the protein MFAFLLAQLSLVGAHGSVLGAIDVLETIQHALGYFGYAAVVLFIMIESSGIPFPGETMLLFASFTAGLPGSHLLIFWVLVAAASGAIIGDNLGYLAGRYGGRPFALRFGKYFFLKEHHLDSAEQFFVKHGDKTVFFGRFVAVLRAWAAFLAGVNKMTWPKFLLYNAAGGICWATLMGLLAYYAGHFLKDFSEVEGIGRWLGFAALAVVVGPVIYLIVRHKLRARKAKRAGSASAATSEEPEQVSPLT from the coding sequence GTGTTCGCTTTCTTACTCGCGCAGCTTTCTCTCGTGGGCGCTCACGGCAGTGTGCTGGGCGCGATAGATGTGCTGGAGACTATACAACACGCGCTGGGCTATTTTGGCTACGCGGCGGTGGTCCTGTTCATTATGATCGAGAGTTCCGGCATCCCTTTCCCTGGCGAGACGATGCTGCTGTTCGCCTCGTTCACTGCTGGCCTGCCTGGCAGCCATCTTCTCATCTTCTGGGTGCTGGTGGCCGCCGCCAGTGGCGCGATCATCGGCGATAACCTGGGCTATCTGGCCGGGCGCTATGGCGGGCGTCCCTTCGCGCTGCGCTTTGGCAAGTATTTCTTCTTAAAAGAGCATCATCTGGACTCCGCCGAGCAGTTTTTTGTCAAACATGGCGATAAGACGGTCTTCTTCGGGCGCTTCGTTGCCGTCTTGCGCGCCTGGGCAGCGTTCCTGGCGGGCGTCAATAAGATGACCTGGCCCAAGTTCCTTCTCTATAATGCCGCGGGCGGCATCTGCTGGGCAACGCTGATGGGGCTGCTGGCCTATTACGCGGGCCATTTCCTCAAAGATTTCAGTGAGGTCGAAGGTATCGGCAGATGGCTTGGCTTCGCTGCGCTGGCCGTTGTCGTTGGGCCGGTGATCTACTTGATTGTACGGCACAAGCTCAGGGCGCGCAAAGCAAAACGGGCAGGCTCTGCGTCTGCCGCGACCAGTGAGGAGCCGGAACAGGTCTCGCCGCTCACATGA
- a CDS encoding GNAT family protein, which translates to MIRVTTRLILREFVPEDWPAVLAYQSEPAYLRYNSWAERAAADVQAFVQRFIDWQREEPRYRYQFAVTLPEMGELIGNCGLRLEYPGAQEGAIGYELAPQHWGQGYATEAARSMLTLGFGELRLHRISASCVADNVGSVHVLEKLGMRREGHFRDKEWFKGRWWDAYTYAILAHEWQP; encoded by the coding sequence ATGATTCGTGTCACCACACGCCTGATATTGCGAGAATTTGTGCCAGAGGACTGGCCTGCTGTCCTGGCCTATCAGTCCGAGCCAGCCTATTTGCGCTATAATAGCTGGGCTGAACGCGCCGCCGCCGACGTACAGGCGTTTGTCCAGAGGTTCATTGACTGGCAGCGCGAAGAGCCGCGCTATCGCTATCAATTCGCCGTCACCCTTCCAGAGATGGGGGAGCTTATCGGCAATTGTGGGCTGCGGCTGGAGTATCCTGGCGCGCAGGAGGGCGCCATCGGCTATGAACTCGCGCCCCAGCACTGGGGTCAGGGCTACGCCACTGAAGCCGCCCGATCCATGCTGACCCTCGGATTTGGAGAATTAAGGCTGCACCGCATCTCGGCCAGCTGTGTTGCTGATAACGTTGGCTCTGTCCACGTGCTGGAGAAGCTGGGTATGCGGCGCGAGGGCCATTTTCGGGACAAAGAATGGTTCAAAGGCCGCTGGTGGGACGCCTATACCTATGCCATCCTGGCGCACGAGTGGCAGCCGTGA
- a CDS encoding beta-ketoacyl-ACP synthase III — translation MPHLSAHISGWGYYVPERILTNADLEKMVNTSDEWIITRTGIRERHIAAPGETSSIMAAHAARKALAQAGLEATDLDLILLGTCTADYRTPSTACLVQHALGARCGALDLQAGCPGFLYALSIGDQFIRAGSSRHVLVIGVEHLTPYVDYTDRSMCALFGDGAGAVILSASNEPGGIRGFTLGSDGARPEVLWAPAGGGARPIGHEELDLGLQYVRMQGQEVFKFATQISGPAIETVLAQAGLCLEDIDLFIPHQANLRIIEAIARRLHIPIEKMVVTVDRFGNNSAASIPIALCEAAADGRIKTGSRLMLISFGAGLTWSAVLVEWTA, via the coding sequence ATGCCACACCTTTCTGCCCACATCAGCGGCTGGGGCTACTATGTCCCCGAACGCATCCTGACCAACGCCGATCTGGAGAAGATGGTCAATACCAGCGATGAGTGGATCATCACCCGCACCGGCATCCGCGAGCGGCATATCGCCGCGCCTGGCGAAACGTCCTCGATAATGGCAGCGCACGCGGCGCGCAAGGCGCTTGCCCAGGCGGGTCTGGAAGCGACAGACCTCGATCTGATTCTGCTGGGTACCTGCACCGCCGATTATCGCACACCCTCCACAGCTTGCCTGGTTCAGCATGCCCTCGGCGCTCGCTGTGGCGCGCTTGATCTTCAGGCGGGCTGCCCCGGCTTTCTCTACGCGCTCTCCATCGGCGATCAGTTTATTCGCGCCGGTTCCTCGCGCCATGTGCTGGTGATCGGTGTCGAGCATCTGACGCCCTACGTTGATTATACTGACCGCTCGATGTGCGCCCTCTTTGGCGACGGCGCGGGCGCGGTGATTCTTTCGGCCAGCAACGAGCCTGGCGGGATTCGTGGCTTCACGCTCGGCTCGGATGGCGCGCGCCCCGAAGTCCTGTGGGCGCCTGCGGGCGGTGGCGCGCGCCCCATCGGCCACGAAGAACTTGATCTCGGCTTGCAGTACGTGCGCATGCAGGGCCAGGAAGTCTTTAAGTTCGCCACACAGATCAGCGGCCCGGCGATAGAAACGGTGCTGGCCCAGGCCGGGTTATGCCTGGAGGATATTGACCTCTTCATCCCCCACCAGGCTAACCTGCGCATCATCGAAGCCATCGCCAGGCGGCTGCATATCCCTATAGAGAAAATGGTCGTCACGGTAGATCGCTTCGGTAACAATTCAGCGGCATCAATTCCCATCGCGCTCTGCGAAGCCGCTGCCGATGGACGCATCAAGACTGGCTCGCGGCTGATGCTGATCAGCTTTGGCGCGGGCCTCACCTGGAGCGCCGTACTGGTCGAATGGACCGCCTGA
- a CDS encoding GNAT family N-acetyltransferase, translated as MRDTRLRIRPFIAADQEAARRTILDGLGAHFGFIDETRNPDIDDILTHYIASGQTFIVAEMDGQVIGTGALLSEGGQTGRIVRMSVVRELRRKGIALALMARLVQIARERGFRRLVLETNIGWDDAIGFYQHCGFREYEQTDGLTHLALDLEAAHFGKERDQQMRS; from the coding sequence ATGCGTGATACCAGACTACGTATCCGACCCTTTATCGCAGCCGACCAGGAAGCTGCGCGCCGGACGATTCTCGACGGCCTTGGCGCCCATTTCGGCTTCATTGACGAAACGCGCAACCCGGACATTGATGACATCCTGACGCACTATATCGCTTCAGGCCAGACCTTCATCGTTGCAGAAATGGATGGGCAGGTGATTGGGACCGGGGCGCTTCTGAGCGAGGGCGGGCAGACGGGGCGCATCGTGCGCATGTCTGTTGTCCGTGAATTGAGAAGAAAAGGCATCGCCCTGGCTCTGATGGCGCGGCTGGTGCAGATTGCGCGCGAGCGAGGGTTTCGGCGGCTGGTGCTGGAAACGAATATCGGCTGGGACGATGCGATAGGGTTTTATCAGCACTGCGGTTTCCGAGAGTATGAGCAGACCGATGGGCTGACGCATCTGGCTCTGGACCTGGAAGCCGCGCATTTTGGAAAGGAACGAGATCAGCAGATGCGGTCATGA
- the fdhD gene encoding formate dehydrogenase accessory sulfurtransferase FdhD: MTDMMSDEALTAPIRSPLDPLRQVSVEVVRWSGTASNLTHDEVTAEEPLDIQAPPVEGAPDQPGATLAVIMRTPGHDEELAAGFLYSEGLIRGPRELAGFAPGSDPDGLPSDNVLEVLAAPGVDLQRRVQEEGYTRQFAVNASCGVCGKNSVAAACAALPPLPDGPLRMEPAVLCTLSDRLRAGQQVFEHTGGLHAAGLFDAAGNLLALREDVGRHNAVDKLVGRALLDAALPLAEHVLLVSGRLSFEIVLKALAAGIPLVAAVSAPSSLAVDLALASNITLVGFLRGSSFNVYTHPWRVSITDH, from the coding sequence ATGACCGATATGATGTCTGATGAGGCGCTGACCGCTCCCATCCGTTCGCCACTTGACCCGCTGCGTCAGGTGAGCGTCGAGGTGGTTCGCTGGTCAGGCACAGCCTCCAACCTGACCCATGATGAGGTCACTGCCGAAGAGCCGCTCGACATTCAAGCGCCCCCCGTCGAAGGCGCACCCGACCAGCCAGGGGCGACGCTGGCGGTCATTATGCGCACGCCAGGACACGATGAGGAGCTGGCCGCCGGTTTCCTCTACAGCGAAGGGCTGATTCGCGGCCCGCGTGAATTGGCTGGCTTTGCGCCTGGCAGCGACCCGGATGGCCTGCCCTCCGATAACGTTCTAGAAGTTCTCGCCGCGCCAGGCGTTGATCTTCAGCGCCGCGTCCAGGAGGAAGGCTACACGCGCCAGTTTGCGGTCAACGCGAGCTGCGGCGTTTGCGGCAAGAACAGCGTCGCCGCTGCCTGCGCGGCACTGCCGCCGCTGCCTGATGGCCCGCTGCGCATGGAACCGGCTGTTCTCTGCACGCTGTCTGATCGCCTGCGCGCCGGGCAACAGGTCTTCGAGCATACGGGCGGGCTGCACGCCGCCGGACTCTTCGATGCCGCTGGCAATTTACTGGCGCTGCGCGAGGATGTGGGCCGCCATAACGCTGTTGATAAACTGGTGGGCCGCGCGCTGCTGGATGCCGCGCTGCCTCTGGCCGAGCATGTCTTGCTGGTCAGCGGGCGACTTTCGTTTGAGATTGTCTTGAAGGCGCTGGCGGCGGGTATTCCGCTGGTTGCCGCTGTTTCCGCGCCCAGCAGCCTGGCCGTTGATCTGGCACTGGCGAGCAACATCACGCTGGTGGGTTTCTTGCGCGGCTCCAGCTTCAACGTCTACACCCATCCCTGGCGCGTCAGCATAACAGATCATTGA
- a CDS encoding helix-turn-helix domain-containing protein, with translation MSTPPKQNFGDLFRQYRLTSGLTSEKLAKWARTTADALARLESGVNIQVTPQEIERLADFLGLDDRERAKFFAAAPLAASAPAGHAPTAKGLPAILIFLIADVRGYTRFTLEHGDEAAARLTTRFATLVREGVMLRHGHLIELRGDEALACFSSVRQALQAAMEMQEHFIQATRADPLFPLPVGIGLDAGEAVPVENGYRGAALNLAARLCSLAGPGEILVSEIITHLARRVDGLRYRPWGQAELKGFDEPVRIIAVQRSDQNDEPVSPPIIEPALPAPVVEAEQPNAPLAPARDDEP, from the coding sequence ATGAGTACACCGCCCAAGCAGAACTTCGGGGATTTGTTTCGCCAATATCGCCTGACCAGTGGGCTGACTTCAGAAAAGCTGGCGAAGTGGGCCAGAACCACCGCCGATGCTCTTGCGCGGCTGGAGTCCGGGGTGAATATCCAGGTGACTCCCCAGGAGATTGAGCGCCTGGCTGATTTTCTAGGGCTTGATGACCGTGAACGCGCGAAGTTTTTTGCCGCTGCGCCGCTGGCCGCGTCTGCGCCCGCCGGACATGCGCCCACAGCCAAGGGGCTGCCCGCCATCCTGATCTTTCTGATTGCTGATGTGCGCGGCTATACTCGCTTCACTCTGGAGCATGGCGATGAGGCCGCCGCGCGGCTAACCACCCGCTTTGCCACCCTGGTGCGCGAAGGGGTCATGCTCCGACACGGCCATTTGATTGAATTACGTGGAGATGAGGCGCTGGCCTGCTTTAGCTCTGTCCGTCAGGCGCTTCAAGCGGCGATGGAGATGCAGGAACATTTTATCCAGGCAACCAGAGCCGACCCGCTGTTTCCGCTGCCTGTCGGCATTGGCCTGGACGCTGGCGAAGCGGTGCCAGTCGAGAACGGCTATCGGGGCGCGGCGCTTAATCTGGCGGCGCGGTTGTGCAGCCTGGCCGGTCCGGGCGAGATTCTGGTCAGCGAAATTATCACGCATCTGGCCCGCCGGGTTGATGGCCTGCGCTATCGCCCCTGGGGACAGGCCGAACTCAAGGGCTTTGACGAGCCAGTGCGCATCATTGCGGTCCAGCGTTCCGATCAGAACGACGAGCCAGTCTCCCCGCCGATCATCGAGCCTGCGCTTCCTGCGCCAGTGGTGGAAGCAGAGCAGCCGAACGCGCCGCTCGCGCCAGCCAGGGACGACGAGCCATGA